Proteins found in one Alteromonas macleodii genomic segment:
- a CDS encoding ATP-binding protein: MRIKSKLLVIYIPILLIGMALTGYWAYLTAYDSVREREYQLLTQTLTLNVLEIIDERRELLIESGLENVPVFREAYQKEVFEELKSLQQATDRHFAISDKSTGTVIFSTTEGDVVLNAENANRATIANRRVAYGESNVNDMDVLFACSEFTPWNWKVTVLQPAEPLQSSLFTIAWLTFLVTLFAVVIVSLLMGKVTQVFVVSPIEKIKSAASRIAVDHKRVNIDLAQNDELGSLARDVEAMSGEIEEYVAQAQQANRAKTDFLAVMSHEIRTPLNGIQGLATLLLNTQLSDKQHQYASDLKSSASILATVINDVLDLSKIESGMSEIDVTEFDLDSMLNDLITLLGTNASANSTRLVYKSKNLESVAVTSDITKLRQIIINLVSNAIKFTHKGTVSISAKLKQPSTETKGDNRLVIAVKDTGIGIEPDRLEHIFDKFTQSDSSITRKYGGTGLGLAIAKQLAQILGGDIKVVSKVGEGSCFTVTANVQSRLMSDSSIESSSARKANGASLPSGLKVLLAEDNAINAVVAQALLEQLKCDVEHVDNGLKAAARVEEGGIDVVFMDVHMPVMDGIEATKRIRKLNGELSKTPVIGLTAEAFKERHITFKQAGMDNIVTKPVTVEALQESLLKLALSQEVTDNS; this comes from the coding sequence ATGCGGATCAAATCAAAACTGCTAGTTATCTACATTCCAATTTTGTTAATTGGCATGGCACTTACTGGGTATTGGGCTTATTTAACAGCGTACGACTCGGTGCGCGAAAGGGAATATCAGCTTCTTACTCAAACTCTCACATTAAACGTGTTAGAGATCATTGATGAGAGACGAGAACTGCTCATTGAATCAGGCCTAGAAAATGTTCCCGTTTTTCGCGAGGCTTATCAAAAAGAAGTTTTTGAAGAGCTAAAGTCGCTACAGCAAGCAACAGATCGGCACTTTGCCATTAGCGATAAAAGTACAGGTACCGTCATATTTAGTACTACTGAAGGTGACGTTGTACTGAATGCAGAAAACGCTAACAGGGCGACAATAGCTAACAGGCGCGTAGCCTATGGCGAGTCGAATGTTAATGATATGGATGTGTTGTTTGCTTGTTCTGAATTCACACCTTGGAACTGGAAGGTTACGGTTCTACAACCCGCCGAACCCTTGCAATCCTCGCTGTTCACTATAGCGTGGCTAACCTTTTTGGTAACGCTGTTTGCTGTAGTTATCGTCAGCTTACTAATGGGTAAGGTAACCCAGGTGTTCGTTGTCTCTCCCATTGAGAAAATCAAATCAGCGGCAAGTCGCATCGCCGTTGACCATAAGAGGGTCAACATAGACTTAGCGCAAAATGATGAGCTAGGAAGTTTAGCGCGCGATGTTGAAGCCATGTCTGGTGAAATTGAGGAATATGTCGCGCAAGCCCAGCAGGCAAATCGCGCGAAAACAGATTTTCTTGCGGTAATGAGTCATGAAATTCGTACGCCACTAAACGGAATTCAAGGCTTAGCAACACTACTTTTAAATACTCAACTTTCAGATAAACAGCATCAGTATGCCAGCGATTTGAAATCATCAGCATCTATTCTTGCTACCGTTATAAATGACGTATTAGATCTCTCTAAAATTGAGTCGGGTATGTCGGAAATTGACGTGACAGAGTTCGATCTCGATTCAATGCTGAACGACCTTATAACGTTGTTAGGCACAAACGCTAGTGCTAACAGTACCCGGTTAGTTTATAAGAGTAAGAACTTAGAGTCTGTGGCGGTAACTAGCGATATTACTAAACTACGCCAAATTATTATTAATTTGGTAAGCAACGCTATTAAGTTTACCCACAAAGGAACGGTGAGTATCTCGGCTAAACTTAAACAGCCTTCAACAGAAACTAAGGGTGATAACCGTTTAGTTATTGCGGTTAAAGATACAGGCATTGGTATTGAGCCAGACAGGCTAGAGCATATATTTGATAAATTTACGCAGTCGGATTCTTCTATAACGCGGAAATATGGCGGTACTGGGCTTGGTCTCGCTATTGCCAAGCAGCTAGCTCAGATACTCGGGGGCGATATAAAAGTCGTCAGCAAAGTGGGCGAAGGCTCATGCTTTACCGTTACTGCGAATGTTCAATCTCGACTTATGTCAGATTCATCAATTGAATCTTCCTCTGCTCGCAAAGCAAATGGCGCCAGCCTACCATCAGGCCTTAAAGTGCTATTAGCTGAAGATAATGCAATTAACGCAGTGGTAGCACAGGCACTATTAGAGCAGCTTAAGTGTGACGTTGAACACGTGGATAACGGATTAAAAGCCGCTGCACGTGTTGAAGAAGGCGGTATTGATGTGGTTTTCATGGATGTTCACATGCCTGTTATGGATGGAATTGAAGCGACGAAACGCATCAGAAAGCTGAACGGTGAGCTCAGCAAAACGCCTGTTATCGGTCTCACCGCAGAAGCATTTAAAGAGCGCCATATCACATTTAAGCAGGCGGGAATGGACAACATAGTCACAAAGCCTGTCACCGTTGAAGCCCTGCAAGAAAGTTTGTTAAAACTGGCGCTTAGCCAAGAAGTCACTGATAATAGTTAA
- a CDS encoding ABC transporter substrate-binding protein, with protein sequence MLKVWFFFALAFLASSLSSAHAKEALDLVIIETLPVPIVAESRGEFEKELIRIMPEHDINITTYNAEGSEIRAKEILDELAQESKPDLIVSVATLATRALNAAEEFFETPKLFMVVSAPVEEGIVPAIGAVSKRNMTGESHVLDAKVKLDMLDGVLRASNPETPFTIGLVHSTYPSSSNLVNQLLALDSEYENINLVAVSTPYLEGDDGLVEMTDSIVASLDQKSAELDGYWLSSGPLAEAKGLVKKVNEKTGLLPLFAESISSVKKGALIGVVSEPASIGKSAARKAKLILQRKSARDIPVGKMDTYTVAVNVTTAIKLQLPIPSSYLKLSKEHVYQ encoded by the coding sequence ATGCTTAAGGTCTGGTTTTTCTTTGCTCTTGCGTTTCTCGCATCGAGCCTAAGCTCTGCACATGCGAAAGAAGCACTGGACCTTGTCATTATTGAAACGCTCCCCGTACCTATTGTTGCTGAATCGCGAGGCGAATTTGAGAAAGAGCTCATTCGAATTATGCCCGAGCACGATATCAACATAACTACATATAACGCTGAAGGCTCTGAGATTCGCGCTAAAGAAATACTTGACGAACTAGCGCAAGAGTCCAAACCTGATCTCATTGTGTCTGTCGCTACCTTAGCTACTCGTGCACTAAATGCTGCTGAAGAATTTTTTGAAACGCCAAAACTCTTTATGGTGGTTTCCGCTCCCGTTGAGGAAGGCATTGTTCCTGCCATCGGCGCTGTGAGTAAACGTAATATGACGGGCGAGTCACACGTACTCGATGCTAAGGTAAAGCTTGATATGTTGGACGGCGTGCTTAGAGCATCAAATCCCGAAACGCCATTTACGATAGGTTTAGTGCATTCTACCTATCCCTCATCAAGTAACCTGGTCAACCAATTACTAGCGTTAGACAGTGAGTATGAGAATATAAACTTAGTCGCAGTCAGTACGCCTTATTTAGAAGGCGATGACGGACTTGTTGAAATGACGGATAGTATTGTGGCTAGCTTGGATCAAAAGAGCGCAGAACTGGACGGTTATTGGTTGTCATCAGGTCCCTTAGCAGAAGCCAAAGGGTTAGTTAAAAAGGTTAACGAGAAAACGGGATTACTCCCTTTATTCGCTGAAAGTATTTCATCAGTTAAAAAAGGCGCGCTTATTGGTGTGGTATCTGAACCGGCTAGTATTGGAAAATCAGCGGCAAGAAAAGCAAAACTGATACTTCAGAGAAAATCGGCGAGAGACATTCCCGTTGGCAAAATGGACACGTACACTGTTGCAGTAAATGTAACTACGGCAATTAAATTACAATTGCCCATTCCATCAAGTTACTTAAAACTCTCGAAAGAGCATGTGTATCAATAA